In Oenanthe melanoleuca isolate GR-GAL-2019-014 chromosome 9, OMel1.0, whole genome shotgun sequence, the following are encoded in one genomic region:
- the BDH1 gene encoding D-beta-hydroxybutyrate dehydrogenase, mitochondrial produces the protein MDTYMEVAEVNLWGTVRTTKAFLPLIRRSKGRVVNISSMMGRMGSPARSPYCITKFGVEAFSDCLRYEMQPQGVMVSIVEPGNFIAGTNLYSPERIKAIADKMWDELPEIVRKDYGRKYFDEQVSKMESYCNSGSRDTSPVIESVAHALTSTAPYTRYHPMDYYWWLRMQIMTHMPAAISDRLYVY, from the exons ATGGACACCTACATGGAGGTGGCTGAAGTGAACCTGTGGGGAACCGTGCGAACCACCAAGGCTTTCCTCCCGCTCATCCGGAGGTCAAAGG gTCGCGTGGTGAACATCAGCAGCATGATGGGGCGGATGGGCAGCCCTGCCCGCTCACCCTACTGCATCACCAAGTTCGGCGTGGAGGCCTTCTCCGACTGCCTGCGCTACGAGATGCAGCCCCAGGGCGTCATGGTCAGCATCGTGGAGCCCGGCAACTTCATCGCCGGCACCAATCTGTACAGCCCCGAGCGCATCAAAGCCATCGCCGACAAAATGTGGGACGAGCTGCCCGAGATCGTGCGCAAGGACTACGGCAGGAAGTACTTCGACGAGCAGGTCAGCAAGATGGAGTCGTACTGCAACAGCGGCTCGAGGGACACGTCGCCGGTGATCGAGAGCGTGGCGCACGCGCTCACCTCCACGGCGCCCTACACCCGCTACCACCCCATGGATTACTACTGGTGGCTGCGCATGCAGATCATGACCCACATGCCCGCCGCCATCTCGGACCGGCTCTACGTCTACTGA